From the Megalops cyprinoides isolate fMegCyp1 chromosome 21, fMegCyp1.pri, whole genome shotgun sequence genome, one window contains:
- the LOC118796410 gene encoding G-protein coupled receptor 20, with protein MTSPTDVFANVTQAASANATQLLRELPYLRKLDEGLYNDYYGLWIALLVINLLIFGAGVVLNSLALYVFCLRTMPRSSSVVYTINLAVTDLLVGLSLPARIGLYYSGGACLACSYIHTFSYFVNMYCSILFLTCICVDRYLAIVQAEASRRWRSPALARGASACIWAVAIVVTYSSLSSALTDPSCCLSRLFALTVFEFLLPLAVIVAFTARVAWALAHPRLMPRSRERRMRAVQLLVTVLVIFTVCFTPFHAWQALVHFQPELPHRVATYHATVTLSSLNSCLDPIVYCFVTNNFRAAVRGVCRRAEAEPGSGEAVSMQRSSKGSGTVAATARGAMTGNPNGASHSSVPA; from the coding sequence ATGACGTCGCCCACTGACGTTTTTGCCAATGTGACGCAGGCCGCCTCGGCCAATGCCACCCAACTCCTGCGGGAGTTGCCCTACCTAAGGAAGCTGGACGAGGGCCTGTACAACGACTACTACGGCCTGTGGATCGCCCTGCTGGTCATCAACCTGCTCATCTTCGGCGCAGGCGTGGTCCTCAACAGCCTGGCACTCTATGTCTTCTGCCTGCGCACCATGCCTAGGAGCTCGTCGGTGGTGTACACCATCAACCTGGCAGTGACGGACCTCCTGGTGGGCCTGTCTCTGCCCGCCCGCATTGGCCTCTACTACAGCGGCGGGGCGTGTCTGGCCTGCTCCTACATCCACACCTTCAGCTACTTCGTCAACATGTACTGCagcatcctcttcctcacctgcATCTGCGTGGACCGCTACCTGGCCATCGTGCAGGCAGAGGCCTCGCGGCGCTGGCGGAGCCCGGCCTTGGCCCGTGGTGCCAGCGCCTGCATCTGGGCCGTCGCCATCGTGGTCACCTACTCGTCCCTCAGCTCGGCGCTGACCGACCCGTCCTGCTGCCTGTCGCGGCTCTTTGCCCTGACTGTCTTTGAGTTCCTACTGCCGCTGGCAGTGATAGTGGCGTTCACGGCACGTGTGGCATGGGCGCTGGCGCACCCGAGGCTCATGCCGAGGAGCCGCGAGAGGCGCATGCGGGCGGTACAGCTGCTGGTGACCGTGCTGGTCATCTTCACTGTCTGCTTCACGCCGTTCCATGCCTGGCAGGCATTGGTGCACTTCCAGCCCGAGCTACCGCACCGCGTGGCTACTTACCACGCTACTGTCACCCTCAGCAGCCTCAACAGCTGCCTGGACCCCATTGTCTACTGCTTTGTCACCAACAACTTCCGTGCAGCGGTGCGGGGCGTGTGCCGCCGTGCTGAGGCCGAGCCAGGCAGCGGCGAAGCGGTCAGCATGCAGAGGAGCTCCAAGGGCTCGGGGACAGTGGCGGCCACCGCCCGCGGAGCCATGACGGGGAATCCCAATGGTGCGTCACACAGTAGTGTGCCTGCATGA